Proteins encoded together in one Capricornis sumatraensis isolate serow.1 chromosome 3, serow.2, whole genome shotgun sequence window:
- the ZNF771 gene encoding zinc finger protein 771, whose product MPGEQQTEEEEEEEMQEEMVLLVKGEEEEGEEKYEVVKLKIPMDNKEVSSEAPAPSADPARPHACRDCGRAFARRSTLAKHVRIHTGERPFACTECGRRFSQKSALTKHSRTHTGERPYECPECDKRFSAASNLRQHRRRHTGEKPYACAQCGRRFAQSSNYAQHLRVHTGEKPYACPDCGRAFGGSSCLARHRRTHTGERPYACADCGTRFAQSSALAKHRRVHTGEKPHRCPVCGRGFGHRSNLAEHARTHTGERPYPCSECGRRFRLSSHFIRHRRAHMRRRLYICAGCGRDFKLPAGATATERCPDCEGS is encoded by the exons ATGCCCGGTGAACAGCagacggaggaggaggaggaggaagagatgcAAGAGGAGATGGTGCTGCTGGTGAAGGGTGAGGAGGAAGAGGGTGAAGAGAAGTATGAAGTGGTGAAACTCAAGATCCCTATGGACAACAAGGAG GTCTCGAGCGAGGCGCCAGCGCCGTCGGCAGACCCGGCACGTCCACACGCGTGCCGGGACTGCGGCCGCGCCTTTGCACGCCGCTCCACACTGGCCAAGCACGTCCGCATACACACGGGCGAGCGGCCCTTTGCGTGCACGGAGTGCGGCCGGCGCTTCTCGCAGAAGTCGGCGCTGACCAAACACAGCCGCACCCACACGGGCGAACGGCCTTACGAGTGCCCGGAGTGCGACAAGCGCTTCTCGGCCGCCTCGAACCTGCGGCAGCACCGGCGGCGCCACACGGGGGAGAAGCCGTACGCATGCGCACAATGCGGCCGCCGCTTCGCGCAGAGCTCCAACTACGCACAGCATCTGCGCGTGCACACGGGCGAGAAGCCGTACGCGTGCCCGGACTGCGGACGCGCCTTCGGCGGCAGTTCATGCCTGGCGCGCCACCGCCGCACGCACACGGGCGAGCGGCCGTACGCCTGCGCCGACTGTGGCACGCGCTTCGCCCAGAGCTCGGCGCTGGCCAAGCACCGGCGCGTGCACACGGGCGAGAAGCCGCACCGCTGCCCTGTGTGCGGCCGCGGCTTCGGCCACCGCTCCAACCTGGCGGAGCATGCGCGCACGCACACTGGCGAGCGGCCCTATCCCTGCTCCGAGTGCGGCCGGCGCTTCCGCCTCAGCTCGCACTTCATCCGCCATCGTCGCGCGCATATGCGGCGCCGTCTCTATATCTGCGCCGGCTGCGGCCGGGACTTCAAGCTACCAGCTGGAGCCACTGCCACCGAGCGCTGCCCAGATTGTGAGGGCAGCTGA
- the ZNF48 gene encoding zinc finger protein 48, producing the protein MERAVEPWGPDLRGSEEREQLRGARTGLGSEHAEISQPDEFEHAPQEDDLEFKEEEDLAPGHEVGNASLKPKSIQTWDDLWVQREGPGKPQARDRGPRLLGEPRWGQASDRAAVCGECGKSFRQMSDLVKHQRTHTGEKPYKCGVCGKGFGDSSARIKHQRTHSGEKPYRARAPAQGPPKIPRSRIPAGERPTICGECGKSFRQSSDLVKHQRTHTGEKPYKCGICGKGFGDSSARIKHQRTHRGEQPPRPVVPRRQPSRTPTAAAQGPKAQDKPYICTDCGKRFVLSCSLLSHQRSHLGPKPFGCDVCGKEFARGSDLVKHLRVHTGEKPYLCPECGKGFADSSARVKHLRTHSGERPHACPECDRTFSLSSTLLRHRLTHMEPQDFSFPGYPLAPLIPSPPPSSSPPPPPLGTSPPLTPRSPSHSGDGPFGLPGLEPEPGGPQAGEPPPPLEGDKPHKCPECGKGFRRSSDLVKHHRVHTGEKPYLCPECGKGFADSSARVKHLRTHRGERARPPPPSTLLRPHNPPGSAPTAPRSRVRAQPSGPSQPHVCGFCGKEFPRSSDLVKHRRTHTGEKPYKCAECGKGFGDSSARIKHQRGHLILRPFGTGDGLARPLKEEPPTGLE; encoded by the exons ATGGAGCGCGCGGTGGAGCCCTGGGGTCCAGATCTCCGTGGCTCAGAGGAGAGAGAGCAGCTGAGAGGCGCCCGCACAG gTCTAGGGAGTGAGCATGCGGAGATTTCTCAGCCAGATGAGTTTGAACATGCCCCACAGGAGGATGACTTGGAATTCAAGGAAGAGGAAGATTTGGCCCCAGGTCATGAAGTAGGAAATGCCTCTCTCAAACCTAAAAGCATTCAGACCTGGGATGACCTGTGGGTCCAGAGGGAGGGGCCTGGAAAACCTCAGGCTCGGGACAGAGGCCCTCGCCTCCTAGGAGAACCACGCTGGGGCCAGGCTAGTGATCGGGCTGCTGTATGTGGCGAGTGTGGCAAGAGCTTTCGGCAGATGTCAGATCTGGTGAAACACCAGCGAACCCACACTGGGGAGAAGCCCTACAAGTGCGGGGTCTGTGGCAAGGGCTTTGGGGACAGCTCTGCCCGGATTAAACACCAACGAACTCATAGTGGCGAAAAGCCCTACAGAGCCCGGGCGCCAGCCCAGGGGCCCCCAAAGATTCCTCGGTCCAGGATCCCGGCTGGCGAGCGCCCCACTATCTGCGGTGAATGTGGCAAGAGCTTCCGGCAGAGTTCGGACCTGGTGAAACACCAGCGGACACACACAGGCGAGAAGCCGTACAAGTGTGGCATCTGTGGCAAGGGCTTTGGCGACAGTTCTGCCCGTATAAAGCACCAGCGGACACACCGAGGGGAGCAGCCCCCCCGGCCCGTGGTGCCCCGGCGGCAACCATCTCGAACCCCCACGGCAGCCGCACAGGGACCTAAGGCCCAGGACAAGCCATACATCTGCACCGATTGTGGCAAAAGATTTGTGCTCAGCTGCAGCCTCCTGAGCCACCAGCGCAGTCACCTGGGGCCCAAGCCCTTCGGCTGCGATGTGTGTGGAAAGGAGTTTGCCCGGGGCTCAGATCTGGTGAAGCACCTCCGAGTGCACACAGGAGAGAAGCCCTACCTCTGCCCCGAGTGTGGCAAGGGCTTCGCTGACAGCTCTGCGCGAGTCAAGCACCTCCGCACCCACAGTGGCGAAAGGCCTCACGCCTGTCCTGAGTGTGACCGTACCTTCAGCCTCAGCTCCACCCTCCTCCGCCACCGCCTCACTCACATGGAGCCCCAGGACTTCAGCTTCCCAGGCTACCCTCTGGCCCCCCTgatccccagcccaccccctagCTCCAGCCCGCCCCCACCTCCTCTAGGCACCAGCCCCCCGCTGACACCTCGAAGCCCTTCACACTCAGGGGATGGCCCTTTTGGCCTGCCTGGCTTGGAGCCGGAGCCTGGGGGCCCACAGGCTGGAGAGCCGCCACCACCACTGGAGGGTGACAAGCCCCACAAGTGTCCTGAGTGTGGCAAGGGCTTCCGCCGGAGCTCGGACCTGGTGAAACACCATCGTGTACACACGGGGGAAAAACCCTACCTCTGCCCAGAATGTGGCAAAGGTTTTGCTGACAGCTCAGCCCGAGTCAAGCACCTCCGCACCCATCGTGGGGAACGGGCTaggccaccaccaccatccactctcctgaggccacataATCCCCCTGGCTCAGCACCCACTGCCCCTCGATCACGAGTCCGGGCTCAGCCCTCTGGACCCAGCCAGCCCCATGTGTGCGGCTTCTGCGGGAAGGAGTTTCCCCGGAGCTCAGACCTGGTCAAACACAGGCGCACACACACTGGGGAGAAGCCATACAAGTGTGCAGAGTGTGGCAAGGGCTTTGGTGACAGTTCTGCCCGTATCAAGCACCAGCGTGGGCACCTGATCCTGAGGCCCTTTGGGACAGGAGATGGTCTGGCAAGGCCTCTCAAAGAGGAGCCACCAACGGGACTAGAATGA
- the DCTPP1 gene encoding dCTP pyrophosphatase 1, with amino-acid sequence MSANEEIRGGARGESTTATGPFSFSSEPTLEDIRRLHAEFAAERDWEQFHQPRNLLLALVGEVGELAELFQWKPDEEPGPQAWSPRERAALQEELSDVLIYLVALAARCRVDLPQAVLSKMDTNRRRYPAHLSRGSACKYTDLPHGATSENQAMGPTDPASESTGQVST; translated from the exons ATGTCCGCGAATGAAGAGATTCGTGGAGGTGCCAGAGGAGAGAGCACTACCGCTACCGGCCCCTTCAGCTTCAGCTCGGAACCAACGCTGGAGGACAT CCGCCGCCTCCATGCTGAGTTCGCTGCTGAACGAGACTGGGAGCAGTTCCATCAGCCTCGAAACCTCCTCCTGGCCTTGGTGGGGGAAGTGGGGGAGCTGGCAGAGCTCTT TCAGTGGAAGCCTGATGAGGAGCCTGGGCCCCAAGCCTGGTCCCCCAGGGAACGAGCAGCCCTTCAAGAGGAGCTCAGTGATGTCCTCATCTACCTGGTAGCATTGGCAGCCCGCTGCCGTGTAGACCTGCCCCAAGCAGTGCTCTCCAAGATGGACACCAACCGGCGACGCTACCCAGCGCATCTATCCCGTGGCTCTGCCTGCAAGTATACAGACTTGCCCCATGGGGCCACCTCTGAAAACCAGGCCATGGGGCCTACAGACCCTGCCTCTGAGTCCACAGGTCAGGTCTCAACCTAG